From the genome of Capsicum annuum cultivar UCD-10X-F1 chromosome 4, UCD10Xv1.1, whole genome shotgun sequence:
TTTATCatgtttatatattaaaaaaaaaaaaccgtaTTTGTACTAGCAGAGACAGTGCACAAGAGAATGGCACTGTCGCATAACTTGGGTGTTACTCGACCAATCCTTCACATATTTCTTGACACAACATTTTTGGTGATTCCTTGCACAAGGATTCAGAAAAAGCAGGCTGCTGCCCAGACATATCATGACATATATATGCATAATACAAGCCCTCGACATTAATCGACAACTCACATACAAAGAACAAAGGCCGCTTAGCAGATACAAAAGCAATTCTTAACAAGTACAACACCTATTTACCCCTTTACTTAAATACAGCTCTTGGGTCAGATCTAATTCAACCATATACATACATTGGAATCCTTCCTCCATAGCAAGACGAACGATACACGTGCAATCCCGAGGCAAAAAGTGCTCCAGATATTTGCGAGTCACAAGTTTCTCCACTGGTggtgtatacaacaacaacatacccactaTATATACAAAGAATTTGAAGTGCCTTCTATAGCTCAAGCTATTCGATTAAGCCTCATATTCTGTACCTTCAAAGATATTCTCAGCTTCTGCTCCTCCAGTTCTCTCAAAATACTCAACAATTTTGTTCGATAAGCTTCACAGATCTCAGACGCATTTACCACAGCAGCCGTCAATTCCTGAATTCTCTCATCTTGACTCTACAAAAGGTAAAACAGATGCATGTCAGTTGCATACTCAAATTATTGGTGCATAGATGGTAAAAAGAGCATCAGAAAgtattattgaacttttattaGGGAAATATAGTTTCGAATGAAAATTCTACCCAGAGTCTCATGTCGATCTATCAGTGAAATAATCTCCTTGTTTCACCACTGAATTTATGACTCAACATACTTATTCAATAACAGGCCATGGTGCTGAAGATGAAGCTTTTTCCAACCATGACTGTGAGTTAGAAGATATCTCCCCAAGATAATTCATGGGCCACACCCACGATATAACTGCTTCTGATTTGTCGTGAAGGGCTTGCAGGATATCCTTTCTAAAACCATAGTTCAGACCAGTCCCCACAAATCTTGTACTATAATTGCTAAGGCTAATGTGAATTTTAATCTTCTTAGTCAACTCGTAAAATCACAGGTGTAACTTGGGTGTATAACTGGACAAACTTCGGTGCATTAGTTTCAGACAAACCTTATTAGATCCTTGGCAGTAATACAAGAGACTGGAGTACATttataataaataagaataagtTTGAAAAGAAGAATCTAAACTCAATAAGGAAAAAGAAAGGGCCATAAGTGCCTGCAATTACGTAACTCTTTCATCTCCTCTTTCTATCTGCTCCTCCGTCTAAATGGTTTTTGTTGAGAAAAGATGGAAGAGCTGGAAAAGAGATCAAGAAGATGAATATGACCAAACATGGTGAGCAAGGAGAGGGTGGCATTGTTAACATTAGGGGAGGGGGGAGGAGTGTATATGGGAGAAAAGTGAAAGGGGTGGATAGCATTAGAAGGCTTGAAGACCCAAGGTAATTCAGACTTTAATGCGGGTATAAGAGTGAGAACGGACTGACCAAATATTGGCTCTGATAACCGCCTCATTTAAAAAGCATAAGCTATTTGCGATAAGACACTTGTATTCACTTGTTCCATCTTCCAGATGTGCAGACAAAAGTAATAGCCAGCTACTATTGGTTTCAGTAAAAGCAAGTTTTGGGGTTTAGGGAAAGTAGTTTCTTGTGAGAGAATTAGAGCACTAGCAGCATAAGATACTTATTCAAGAAAAGCATCCTAACATAGCTCTCTTCCTCCGGCATAAATATGAGAAGATAAGATTCTACCATAGTATATCCGAGAGGACAAAGAAATAGCAAGGGAACTTCATCTGACCTAGAAACACTCACAATGCTGATTCCGCAGGCTAATTCACAATCTACGAAATATAGATTTCATAATACCCTCAAGGTCAATTAACACCATATAAAGTAATGCATCTGAAGATGTGACCAGTGAATATCCACAAGGTGCCAAGGTGCAAGAAGCTAAATTCATTATAATTTGGTATGGGCTTACAAAAATGAAACAATTCACTTAAGAGTTCCTTGTTTAGCAGCTGTGACAGATTCAACATCTCTTAGTAGCAACTGCAGaatttattacttttttcttttaaaaaaaaaaaaacagataaataacacaaacaataaaaaatttgagattGGAGATCAAAGCAAGCAGATGACTTCTGTTCAGAGGAGCCAAGACTTGAGAGCTGGATGGTTACGTATAGCAATAGCAAAAGTTGGCTATCATAATAATAAGGAAAGAATGTAGAGCCAACACATTGTTTCCCTCATTAGCATTTTGAGCTCTTTACATTCTCAAATACAGCCTCCCCCCCTCCCCAGCTCACAAAGTAAGAATGAATTTCAACGAACTAATGTAAAAAGAATGCATGATATACACCAGCAGAAAGAACATTCCACTAATTTCTGGGTGAAGCTGAAggttcaaagaaaaaaaattaccagCAAGCTGGAGTCATCACAACCAGTTTGATTTCCATTTAAGTTGAAATCCTTTGCTTTGTTCATGTCTTGATTCAGTGGTAATGCTGGAGTACCGTACACAGCAGCAGCAACCTTCTTGGAAGCTTCACGTAGAGCATCCATAGCAACAAGGTAAACATTTTTCGAATCCACTCCTTCTTTGACATATTTAGTTGCTTCTAGGTTTAACTTTTCAAAACGATCAGTGAAGGAGTTGTTATGACTACTTGGCGATCCAAGTTTGTCTTCATCCAATACAATATCACTCTTGGCTTTTCTTGTCCAACGTTTCAGTACATAATGAGATGGAAGCCTCAGAACATTTTTCACTCTAAAAACAGCTAAAATGTGCCTACAAAGAATACCTGAAAAGTCAAATAATTGGCAACTACAGCTAGCTTTCTTCTCAAAGACATTATATTGGACATAGTTAACTTTATGGTCCTCTCCAAACTTTGCCACTTGATATATTACATCTGATCCTGTATCTTTAATTACAGTTGCAGGATAAGCCAGCGTCTCCATTAGTTCTTGTTGGAACATCAAAAATATTTCCCTAGTATAAATGTTAGCTGCTTGCTTTTCCATTGGAGATGGGGTCTTCAAAATAGGAGCAATATTTATGGTATCATACTCTGCCTTCACCTCCTTCTCATGCCTGTTTGCAGTAGCTTTTTCATACTGACTCATCAGGACGTGAATGTTAGTTGATGCATCTATAAATCCATCGAAGTATGAGTTTGTATTATCACTGGTTTTAGCAATAGATGTCTCCCCAAAGAATGTATCTTGAAGGTAAACTGGAACCCATTGTTGTCGAGCATCGTACATTGACTGAAGCCATTCATCATCTATGACGTTGTATCTTCCAAGTAGGGATCCCCAGCATAACTCATACTCCTCAATTGTCTCAGTCAAGTTGACACATTTCTGGAATTCTGCTTCAAAAGTGGGAAATGACTGGAGTGAGTGCGAGAGCCTTTCCTGTGCTTCTCTAAAAATATTGGATTTGCAGAAGCGGTGACGAGCGCCTGGAAATACGTCTACAATAGCTGACCTGATGATCCTATCATGGTCTGTAGTTATTGAAACAGGATGGCGACCAGACATTGCAGCAAGCCAATTTTGGAATAGCCAAATGAATGATGACTCTGATTCATTTAGAAGCAGAGCACAACCAAATAAAACTGGCTGACAATGATGGTTTACTCCTATAAATGGTGCAAAGGGCACCCTGTATCGGTGAGTCCTATAAGCGGTATCAAATGTAACTGTATCTCCAAAATAAGAGTAATTCCTTCGGGAGGTTGAGTCGGCCCAAAAGATGTTCCCCGATGAACCACCTTGAACAGCATAAAAGAAATCAGGATCCTCCGCCTGCTTCTGCTTCAAATTGTCAAAGATATATTGAGCACTGCTCCCTAGAGTCCTCTGCCTGCTCTGGT
Proteins encoded in this window:
- the LOC107866753 gene encoding protein FAR1-RELATED SEQUENCE 5; the protein is MESEPLNLANDAMEDNDSSGLDLEQQCELEPYEGMEFESEQAARIFYNSYARRLGFGTRVSAYRRSLRDNTITTRHLVCSKEGFNPKPDNAKRRQRIVSRVGCKAHLALKKQASGKWAVSKFVKEHNHDLVPPDQVHLIRSHRHISGPARSLIDTLQAAGLGATGVMSVLIKQSGGISNVGFTKADCQNYMNQSRQRTLGSSAQYIFDNLKQKQAEDPDFFYAVQGGSSGNIFWADSTSRRNYSYFGDTVTFDTAYRTHRYRVPFAPFIGVNHHCQPVLFGCALLLNESESSFIWLFQNWLAAMSGRHPVSITTDHDRIIRSAIVDVFPGARHRFCKSNIFREAQERLSHSLQSFPTFEAEFQKCVNLTETIEEYELCWGSLLGRYNVIDDEWLQSMYDARQQWVPVYLQDTFFGETSIAKTSDNTNSYFDGFIDASTNIHVLMSQYEKATANRHEKEVKAEYDTINIAPILKTPSPMEKQAANIYTREIFLMFQQELMETLAYPATVIKDTGSDVIYQVAKFGEDHKVNYVQYNVFEKKASCSCQLFDFSGILCRHILAVFRVKNVLRLPSHYVLKRWTRKAKSDIVLDEDKLGSPSSHNNSFTDRFEKLNLEATKYVKEGVDSKNVYLVAMDALREASKKVAAAVYGTPALPLNQDMNKAKDFNLNGNQTGCDDSSLLSQDERIQELTAAVVNASEICEAYRTKLLSILRELEEQKLRISLKVQNMRLNRIA